In Pseudomonas oryzicola, one DNA window encodes the following:
- a CDS encoding transglycosylase SLT domain-containing protein, giving the protein MPFVADAPPAALSEPVACSIMAAVKYELPVNIVLAVAAQEGGKPGQWVRNRNGTYDVGPMQFNTSYLRELSRYGITPEDVEQGGCYSYDLAAWRLRGHVRNDRGDLWTRVANYHSRTPAINARYRQQVMRRAAWWADWLDERFATQQVAQGAVFSGVPSEASVTAVETAPLEAAAMRQPVTPQPTSTSAYVPRGLVTESR; this is encoded by the coding sequence ATGCCATTCGTTGCCGACGCACCGCCAGCGGCTCTCAGCGAGCCGGTCGCCTGTTCGATCATGGCTGCCGTGAAGTACGAGTTGCCGGTGAACATCGTCCTCGCCGTGGCCGCCCAGGAGGGCGGCAAGCCTGGCCAGTGGGTGCGCAACCGCAACGGCACCTACGACGTGGGGCCCATGCAGTTCAATACCTCGTACCTGCGCGAACTCTCGCGCTATGGCATCACTCCCGAGGATGTCGAACAGGGTGGCTGCTACTCCTACGACCTGGCGGCCTGGCGCCTGCGTGGCCATGTGCGTAATGACCGCGGCGACCTGTGGACGCGGGTGGCCAACTATCATTCGCGCACGCCAGCGATCAATGCGCGCTACCGCCAGCAGGTGATGCGTCGTGCGGCCTGGTGGGCCGACTGGCTCGATGAGCGCTTCGCCACGCAGCAGGTGGCACAGGGCGCGGTCTTCTCCGGTGTGCCGAGCGAGGCTTCGGTTACGGCTGTCGAAACGGCACCGTTGGAGGCGGCTGCCATGCGGCAGCCGGTCACACCGCAACCCACCTCAACGTCTGCTTATGTGCCCCGTGGGCTGGTGACGGAGAGCAGGTGA
- a CDS encoding TrbM/KikA/MpfK family conjugal transfer protein, which yields MAIAKLLSATLLTATFAIALPAEARDPCATVLCMWGKLKGAGVVENCDGPVADYFSIVKKRKGKIKLSQTANARQSFLDSCPKADPSATKSINNKFGKVI from the coding sequence ATGGCCATTGCAAAACTACTATCGGCAACTTTACTGACCGCCACCTTCGCCATTGCCCTCCCCGCCGAAGCCCGCGATCCCTGTGCCACTGTGTTGTGCATGTGGGGCAAGCTCAAGGGCGCCGGCGTGGTGGAAAACTGCGACGGTCCGGTCGCCGACTACTTCAGCATCGTCAAGAAGAGGAAGGGCAAGATCAAGTTGAGCCAGACGGCCAACGCCCGGCAATCCTTCCTCGACAGCTGCCCGAAGGCCGACCCGAGCGCGACCAAGTCGATCAACAACAAGTTCGGTAAGGTCATCTGA